The Methanobrevibacter arboriphilus JCM 13429 = DSM 1125 region ATATGAAAACATAAACATAAATAAGAATTGTGTTAATGATTTCATTAAAAATCTAAACACTAAGAAGAAGATTTCATAATTCTCCCCCCAAGAGAATTTAATCTCTTCTTCTAAAATCTTCTTTTTATTATCTTCTTAATATTAATTTTAATATTATTTTTAATTATTATTCTAAGAATATTTATAAAAGTATATCTTTATAAAAGTATTTCCTAAAATAACATCCTAAAACATGATTTAAATTATAATTCTATAAATTATATTATTTTTAATAAAATAAATACAAAAATAATATAAAAAATAATAAAAACTAAAATATAAATAATAAAAATAAAAAAATAAAAACTTCTTTTAAAATATAATTATATTTAAAAAAGTGTTATAATTAAATAACACAAAATTATCTAGAAAGGATATGAACAGCTGCAGTACCACCAGTACCTCCAATATTATGAGTCATACCAATTTCTGCACCATCAATTTGACGTTTATCAGCTTCCCCTCTTAATTGCCATACAATTTCAGCAGCTTGAGCAATACCTGTAGCACCTAATGGATGGCCTCTGGCTTTAAGTCCTCCAGATGGATTTACTGGTATTTCACCATCAATATGAGTTATACCTTCTTCTACTGCTTTTCCGCCTTTTCCTTTCTCAACAAATCCTAAGTCCTCAATAGCTAAAATACCATTTATTGAAAAACAATCATGAACTTCCACAGCATCAATATCTTTCGTTGTGACACCAGCCATCTCATAAGCTTTTTTAGCTGCAACTTTAGTAGATCCAATGGTAGTAATATCTTTCCTATCATGTAAAGTTATTGTATCAGAAGCCTGAGTAGAAGCTTTTACATAAATAGGAGTATCAGTATATTGTTTTGCCATTTCAGCAGGACATAAAACTATTGCAGCTGCACCATCAGTAACAGGAGAACAATCAAGAAGAGTTAAAGGATCTGCAACTACAGTAGAATTTAAAACTTTATCCACACTAATCTCAAATGGATATTGAGCTCTTGGATTTTTAGAAGCATTCTTATGATTAATTACAGAAACTTCAGCTAATTGTTCACGAGTAGTTCCATATTCATACATATGACGTCTAGCTATCATTGCATAAAGTGAAGGGAAAGTTACACCTTGTTG contains the following coding sequences:
- a CDS encoding thiolase domain-containing protein translates to MRDVAIIGVSQTKFGELWDSSFRQLIAEAGLNAIEDSGVGGNDLDAMFVGNMTAGLFIQQEHIAALIADHTGLNPISSTRVEAACASGGLALRQGVMAVASGYHDIVISAGVEKMTDVVDATPAIATASDQEWEAQQGVTFPSLYAMIARRHMYEYGTTREQLAEVSVINHKNASKNPRAQYPFEISVDKVLNSTVVADPLTLLDCSPVTDGAAAIVLCPAEMAKQYTDTPIYVKASTQASDTITLHDRKDITTIGSTKVAAKKAYEMAGVTTKDIDAVEVHDCFSINGILAIEDLGFVEKGKGGKAVEEGITHIDGEIPVNPSGGLKARGHPLGATGIAQAAEIVWQLRGEADKRQIDGAEIGMTHNIGGTGGTAAVHILSR